One segment of Trypanosoma brucei brucei TREU927 chromosome 8, complete sequence DNA contains the following:
- a CDS encoding recombination initiation protein NBS1, putative: protein MHIIEVNHGAGELHRYLLLPDAAYTVGRKECHILLPTGDPSISRHHANIQVGVMQSRALTDPSVLTAEVSLQDNSKHGTLVNDEHVGRGNCRYIYTEDSIKFGKKVTARVVSVRIVLVESSQLLHDERKALRNVALLLGALIVQEPAPLLLDFFDMRLCCTAFLYITHNGYTVTPETLLAQQRGYHITTVKYLQSLENALSEDCARGMEELPQPTAAQPGDTSFQVTEYMRPAKVFYDIHEFLLSKPLPNKLLRSYTFVFPDVEIMEKYEVLLKHCGAVVAHQPGECPSEWQSLDPDSTSVIVAGDDMFFKVKRVALTKPERNGTPESEETNGGNRRASALGEDPKTSVYVSLYENGFVIIPEKNIMRAAFTGNPLEINGRPSAPYLARSERDTFRSPSPMVRAPSHGRTSNNHVGTLPCRGASADPVVMAAEGDEKPPRFTVSPPPRRASSVSDGAAKSTGVRVLQELEGNILRVVDVNRLGGEGENDGNACLSKSTSSFGGGGGGTSEVTPTSRKKHKRKPSASRASEEGSQVRAASVDSSSARSQGQYRDKSPEGLCPSWEKQGAVVVHTAEQLWKTEGGRISSSRARMSAYKMSRQSSFLTSATPSSVGAKPHVSTEKHGSEDGQPSQPRSTPSRSMRSVSPLTKRSVVGQSASRRLAPRQALTKLFPCDELGSHSTLGGTSIFDVTFCHTARCESSGRHAKRQLLTHWHRTVAKDKVRETKSARLPASPLRSFSPLFQRYNSGTGSSRRGAGSRGSSAQKADGGRGERYAGLFSSSVSSSNGASAALLAQQQDVTIRKRCEEFLRKVLTPLNTEVDTICKLIMKQGYLDAESKKKLEIGTESLIKFLTYIQRVETSIPPAQSTESTRTVTNQVRQKSLLLRRRIKGAYESVKAEIPPWMNQLREVLSVRPLVV from the coding sequence ATGCACATTATTGAAGTGAACCACGGGGCCGGTGAGTTGCATCGTTACCTTCTCCTTCCCGATGCCGCATACACTGTGGGGAGGAAGGAATGTCATATTTTGTTACCCACAGGCGATCCATCAATTTCACGACACCACGCGAATATTCAAGTAGGCGTCATGCAATCTCGAGCACTGACTGATCCATCAGTACTCACAGCAGAGGTCAGTTTGCAAGACAATTCTAAGCATGGCACCCTTGTAAACGATGAACACGTCGGACGCGGCAACTGTAGATATATTTACACCGAAGATAGTATCAAGTTTGGGAAAAAAGTTACTGCACGTGTAGTGTCTGTCAGGATTGTGCTTGTGGAATCTTCGCAACTGCTTCATGATGAGCGTAAGGCACTGCGCAATGTGGCCCTGCTCCTGGGAGCTCTAATTGTGCAGGAACCCGCTCCGCTGCTGCTTGATTTCTTCGACATGCGCCTTTGCTGTACTGCGTTCCTGTACATTACACACAATGGTTACACTGTGACTCCAGAAACCCTTCTTGCACAACAACGAGGGTATCATATCACGACGGTGAAATATCTTCAGTCTTTGGAAAATGCGTTGTCGGAGGACTGTGCGAGGGGAATGGAGGAGTTACCGCAACCCACAGCTGCACAACCCGGTGACACCAGTTTTCAAGTAACGGAGTATATGCGACCTGCTAAGGTATTCTACGATATACACGAGTTTCTCCTTTCGAAACCACTCCCCAATAAACTACTACGAAGTTACACCTTTGTGTTTCCGGACGTAGAAATCATGGAAAAATATGAGGTGCTATTAAAACACTGTGGCGCGGTGGTGGCGCACCAACCGGGGGAGTGCCCTTCAGAGTGGCAGTCACTTGACCCAGACAGTACTTCAGTCATAGTTGCTGGTGATGATATGTTTTTCAAGGTAAAGCGGGTGGCACTAACGAAACCAGAAAGAAATGGAACTCCCGAGTCTGAGGAAACTAACGGTGGAAACCGCCGCGCCTCAGCACTGGGCGAGGACCCAAAAACATCGGTGTATGTTTCCCTTTATGAAAATGGATTCGTTATTATaccagaaaaaaacatcatgCGGGCGGCCTTCACAGGAAATCCGCTGGAGATCAACGGTAGGCCCTCTGCACCTTACCTCGCGCGTTCGGAAAGGGACACATTCCGTTCCCCTTCACCTATGGTGCGCGCCCCATCTCACGGCAGAACGAGCAATAATCATGTAGGAACTCTTCCATGTCGAGGAGCGTCCGCCGACCCGGTGGTAATGGCAGCGGAAGGAGATGAAAAGCCTCCACGCTTTACAGTGTCACCTCCGCCTCGAAGGGCCTCATCAGTGAGTGACGGGGCAGCTAAGAGTACCGGAGTCCGGGTGCTGCAGGAGTTGGAGGGAAATATTCTCAGGGTAGTTGACGTTAATAGACTCGGGGGAGAAGGGGAGAATGATGGAAATGCGTGTTTGTCCAAAAGTACAAGTAGTttcggtggtggtggtggtggtacctCAGAGGTCACCCCAACATCAAGGAAAAAGCACAAGCGTAAACCGTCTGCGAGCCGCGCGTCGGAGGAGGGGTCGCAGGTTAGAGCAGCCAGTGTTGACAGTAGTAGTGCGAGGTCGCAAGGGCAATACCGAGATAAATCTCCAGAGGGATTGTGCCCATCTTGGGAAAAACAAGGGGCCGTTGTTGTTCATACCGCGGAACAACTTTGGAAGACTGAGGGGGGTAGAATTTCCTCTTCGCGCGCGCGGATGTCGGCGTACAAAATGTCAAGACAATCCTCTTTTCTTACATCTGCTACCCCTTCTTCTGTGGGAGCCAAACCGCATGTCTCCACCGAAAAGCATGGCAGTGAGGACGGACAGCCATCGCAACCCCGATCCACGCCTTCGAGATCGATGAGAAGTGTGAGCCCACTGACAAAACGATCTGTAGTTGGACAGTCAGCTTCACGCAGGTTGGCACCAAGGCAAGCCTTAACCAAACTATTCCCATGTGACGAGTTAGGGAGTCACAGCACATTGGGGGGCACGAGCATTTTTGATGTCACCTTCTGTCACACAGCACGCTGTGAGTCGTCTGGTAGACATGCGAAGCGACAACTTCTTACCCACTGGCATAGAACTGTGGCAAAGGACAAGGTACGGGAAACGAAAAGCGCGCGCCTACCAGCCTCCCCACTCCGCAGCTTCTCCCCACTATTCCAGCGGTACAACAGCGGTACGGGAAGCAGTAGGCGTGGTGCTGGAAGCAGGGGAAGTAGTGCTCAGAAGGCAGACGGTGGCCGTGGAGAGCGCTACGCAGGATTGTTTTCGTCTAGTGTATCGTCAAGTAATGGAGCAAGCGCTGCGCTCCTTGCTCAACAGCAGGATGTCACCATCCGAAAACGTTGCGAGGAGTTCTTGCGAAAGGTCCTCACGCCTTTAAATACCGAGGTGGATACAATCTGCAAGTTGATAATGAAACAGGGATACCTGGACGCAGAGAGCAAGAAAAAGTTGGAGATTGGCACCGAGTCACTCATCAAGTTTCTTACTTACATCCAGCGCGTGGAAACAAGCATACCACCGGCTCAAAGCACAGAGAGTACGCGGACTGTTACGAATCAAGTGCGACAGAAGTCACTCCTTCTTCGTCGACGAATTAAAGGAGCATACGAATCTGTGAAAGCAGAGATTCCCCCGTGGATGAACCAGCTACGTGAGGTACTTAGTGTCCGACCATTGGTCGTCTAA
- a CDS encoding protein kinase, putative, with amino-acid sequence MSDEGFEDLFILDTDPEELYEELGPIGVGNYGSVIKARNRHTQEITAIKLVLLVDKDERDFVQREISILKHCRHPNIVHYYGAHKSLSKLWIVMEYCEGGSIDMVYKVLRHPLPEPLIAYVCRQVLLGLQYLHANRKIHRDIKGGNILLTRDGGVKLADFGVSTELSHSLSRRNTFVGTLLWMAPEAILELDYDEKADLWSLGITLIEMAEGAPPYIDTHPARALFMIPKMDPPSLQDKERWSPQMTLFLKRLLTKDHNARPTATTMLNDPFVLPENIGTQEQLKAVIDEVLAKKASIDPQRMRDYTDSSATFVERTSSDGGGGDDHSTDSRDEVQPHLTAKGLTNAPANSIEALDGAGTHLFFQDGTLLPLPMLYTQDISFDELCVGEELNGPFSLPVPSVESLLVPPEQQSTACHGGEALAHTMHVTAKLKEMLYYHKQLPYCRGLTDAEAAKSREMQLKYGSVLKSVYRL; translated from the coding sequence ATGAGCGACGAGGGGTTTGAAGATCTCTTTATATTGGACACCGACCCGGAGGAGTTGTACGAAGAGTTGGGCCCCATTGGTGTAGGGAACTATGGATCTGTTATAAAGGCACGGAACCGTCATACGCAGGAAATCACTGCCATCAAGCTCGTGTTGTTGGTTGACAAAGATGAGCGGGACTTCGTGCAGCGGGAGATTAGCATATTAAAGCATTGTAGGCACCCGAACATTGTGCACTACTATGGTGCTCACAAGTCTCTTAGTAAGTTATGGATTGTAATGGAGTACTGTGAAGGTGGATCCATTGATATGGTTTATAAGGTGTTGCGGCACCCCTTGCCAGAGCCACTGATTGCCTATGTTTGCCGTCAAGTGTTGCTTGGGCTGCAATACCTCCACGCAAATCGAAAGATACACCGAGACATCAAGGGTGGTAACATTTTGCTGACGCGTGATGGTGGAGTGAAACTCGCTGATTTTGGTGTAAGCACGGAGTTGTCCCACTCCCTCTCGCGTCGTAACACATTTGTGGGCACGTTATTGTGGATGGCGCCGGAGGCCATTTTGGAGCTCGATTATGACGAGAAAGCTGATCTGTGGAGTTTAGGTATTACATTGATTGAAATGGCGGAGGGCGCACCACCGTATATTGACACTCACCCAGCGCGTGCCTTGTTTATGATTCCGAAGATGGATCCACCCTCGCTCCAGGACAAGGAACGGTGGTCGCCACAAATGACACTTTTTCTCAAAAGGTTACTGACAAAGGATCACAACGCTCGCCCGACAGCCACGACAATGCTTAACGACCCCTTTGTACTACCGGAGAATATTGGTACGCAGGAGCAGCTTAAAGCCGTTATAGATGAGGTGCTTGCTAAGAAAGCTTCAATAGACCCGCAACGTATGCGCGACTACACGGATTCGAGCGCAACATTCGTGGAAAGGACGTCTTCCGATGGTGGAGGTGGGGATGATCACAGCACGGACAGCAGGGATGAGGTTCAGCCGCACTTAACAGCAAAGGGCCTCACCAACGCTCCCGCGAATTCGATAGAGGCGTTGGACGGGGCCGGAACTCACCTCTTCTTCCAGGATGGTACACTCCTACCACTGCCTATGCTCTACACACAGGACATAAGTTTCGATGAACTTTGTGTTGGTGAGGAGCTCAATGGGCCATTTTCATTACCAGTGCCTAGTGTGGAGTCGTTGTTGGTTCCCCCTGAACAGCAGTCAACGGCTTGTCACGGCGGCGAGGCGCTGGCGCACACCATGCACGTAACGGCGAAGCTGAAGGAGATGCTGTATTACCACAAGCAGCTTCCTTACTGTCGCGGTCTCACAGACGCGGAGGCAGCGAAGTCCAGGGAAATGCAGCTAAAGTATGGGTCTGTGTTGAAGAGTGTCTACCGCCTGTAG
- a CDS encoding proteasome 26S non-ATPase subunit 9, putative yields the protein MSGTLLKEELLQLDNKRRSIMRDIEEAMTFLNSTPVGLRGSLVDSEGFPRDDCDLYAVRRARHTVNCGHNDLKSIEATIHEKLSQLHEECRGEAEEQMQRDKMKKKSEDDQRRRDEQKQVMSSKEPFVRVVDVATGSPAEEGGLICGHLIVQYGDVDAEKVLEGGFGEMARVTSSYEGQMLRVWVRSPSDDDCGGARELFIVPQRWRGEGLLGCTFEPMKLN from the coding sequence ATGTCTGGAACTTTACTCAAGGAAGAGCTGCTACAGTTGGACAACAAACGGCGATCCATAATGAGGGATATCGAGGAAGCCATGACATTCCTCAACTCCACACCAGTAGGGCTTCGCGGCAGTCTTGTGGACAGCGAGGGGTTCCCGCGTGATGATTGCGACCTCTACGCCGTACGTCGTGCACGGCACACTGTAAACTGCGGGCACAATGATCTTAAGTCTATCGAGGCTACCATTCACGAGAAGCTTTCGCAGCTGCATGAGGAATGCCGCGGGGAGGCGGAGGAGCAGATGCAGCGGgacaaaatgaagaagaaatcgGAGGACGATCAACGAAGGCGGGACGAACAAAAGCAGGTGATGTCCAGCAAAGAACCATTCGTGCGTGTGGTAGACGTCGCGACTGGAAGCCCAGCTGAGGAAGGAGGCCTTATATGTGGTCACCTCATAGTCCAGTACGGTGACGTAGATGCGGAAAAGGTGTTGGAAGGAGGTTTCGGCGAAATGGCGCGAGTTACATCGAGTTATGAGGGGCAGATGTTGCGAGTGTGGGTACGTTCTCCCAGTGATGATGACTGTGGTGGGGCacgagagctttttatcgtTCCACAGAGATGGAGAGGTGAGGGTCTTTTAGGATGCACATTTGAGCCAATGAAATTGAATTAG